One Candidatus Saccharimonadia bacterium DNA window includes the following coding sequences:
- a CDS encoding amidinotransferase, with translation MYNHDLLLCPPTYFTIAYSINPYMRTDVQPDPTLLAAEYAAIVAAHQAAGRTIHFLTPDPAQPDMTFTANQALIRGKRAVLGNLPPQRAGETLFLKPWLEAAGYEVIECPYRFSGQGDALPTGTGAVLKGRQWRSDPRSDAFIHDALGYDIIPIRTISDAWYDDDLVFGIIRPGLIAVAWDALDATSVKLLRARTDLEFIDVSLTEAKNFVCNLVSDGTTVVMPEGGPQLATELTRRGLTVVERPITQLKLGGGGIRCTTLALDAR, from the coding sequence ATGTACAATCACGATCTGTTACTCTGCCCGCCGACCTATTTCACGATCGCCTATTCCATCAATCCGTACATGCGCACCGACGTGCAACCAGACCCCACCCTCCTCGCCGCCGAATACGCGGCCATCGTAGCCGCCCACCAGGCCGCCGGCCGTACCATCCACTTCCTGACACCCGATCCCGCCCAGCCGGACATGACCTTCACTGCCAACCAAGCCCTCATCCGCGGCAAACGGGCCGTGCTCGGAAACCTGCCGCCCCAGCGTGCGGGCGAAACCCTGTTCCTCAAGCCCTGGCTCGAAGCCGCCGGCTACGAGGTCATCGAGTGCCCCTACCGCTTCTCCGGCCAGGGCGACGCCCTGCCCACCGGCACCGGCGCGGTGCTCAAGGGCCGGCAGTGGCGCAGCGACCCCCGCTCCGACGCCTTCATCCACGACGCCCTCGGCTACGACATCATCCCCATCCGCACCATCTCCGACGCCTGGTACGACGACGATCTCGTCTTCGGCATCATCCGCCCCGGCCTCATCGCCGTCGCCTGGGACGCCCTCGATGCCACCAGCGTTAAACTCCTGCGTGCCCGCACCGACCTCGAATTCATCGATGTCTCGCTCACCGAGGCCAAAAATTTCGTCTGCAACCTCGTCTCCGACGGCACCACCGTCGTGATGCCCGAAGGCGGCCCCCAGCTCGCCACCGAGCTCACCCGCCGCGGCCTCACCGTGGTCGAGCGCCCCATCACCCAGCTCAAACTAGGTGGCGGCGGTATCCGCTGCACCACCTTGGCCTTGGATGCCCGCTAG
- a CDS encoding UDP-N-acetylmuramoyl-L-alanyl-D-glutamate--2,6-diaminopimelate ligase: protein MFRNLVKAIIPARVFRTIEPYGHLAEAIVWQTVMAYPAAGLKVIGVTGTDGKTTTATMIYAMLNDAGIKTGLMTTIGYGTPAHWRENVVHMTTMPTHAMLERIKELKAEGIEWLVLETTSHALAQNRVWGIDYSLAVMTNVTHEHLDYHGTFERYRAAKRRLFEMAAGNKRGVVPIRGIINGDDPSADYMAEPTGPNHLRYSLEHGDIAASNVRPEGGGSAFTVTTSDEGSFEVRIHLPGTFNVSNALAAVGVGMALDLENEAIAKGLAALKSVEGRMNAIDEGQDFAVIVDFAHTPDSFEKILSSMRATAKGRLIVMFGSAGRRDEAKRGQQGHSAGKWADVVVVTEEDDRDVDGQGIMDQIAGGASQEGKVLGTDLFMVHDRTEAIRFAIGQARAGDTVMLLGKGHEKTIEGADGERPWDEAAAARAAIAARLAGIQGQGGAADTAAT from the coding sequence ATGTTTCGTAATCTGGTGAAGGCAATTATTCCGGCGCGGGTGTTTCGGACGATTGAGCCGTATGGGCATTTAGCAGAGGCGATAGTTTGGCAGACGGTAATGGCGTATCCGGCGGCCGGGCTGAAGGTGATTGGGGTGACCGGGACCGACGGCAAGACTACGACGGCGACGATGATTTACGCCATGCTTAACGACGCGGGGATCAAGACGGGATTGATGACCACGATTGGGTACGGCACGCCGGCCCACTGGCGCGAGAATGTGGTGCATATGACCACGATGCCGACGCACGCGATGCTAGAGCGCATCAAGGAGCTCAAGGCCGAGGGGATCGAGTGGCTGGTGCTGGAGACCACGAGCCATGCGCTGGCGCAGAACCGGGTGTGGGGGATTGATTACAGCCTGGCGGTGATGACCAATGTGACGCACGAGCACTTGGACTACCACGGTACGTTTGAGCGGTATCGGGCGGCGAAGCGGCGGCTGTTTGAAATGGCGGCGGGGAATAAGCGGGGGGTGGTACCGATTCGCGGGATTATTAATGGCGATGATCCGAGCGCGGATTATATGGCTGAGCCGACGGGGCCGAATCATCTGCGCTATAGCCTGGAGCATGGGGATATTGCGGCTAGCAACGTGCGGCCTGAGGGCGGCGGGAGCGCGTTTACGGTGACGACCTCGGACGAGGGGTCGTTTGAGGTGCGGATTCATTTGCCGGGTACGTTTAATGTGTCCAATGCGCTGGCGGCGGTGGGTGTGGGCATGGCGCTCGATCTGGAAAATGAGGCGATTGCGAAGGGACTTGCGGCGCTCAAATCGGTGGAGGGACGGATGAATGCGATTGATGAGGGGCAGGATTTTGCGGTGATCGTGGATTTTGCGCACACGCCCGATAGTTTTGAGAAGATTTTGAGCAGTATGCGCGCGACGGCCAAGGGCCGGTTGATCGTGATGTTTGGCTCGGCGGGGCGGCGCGATGAGGCCAAGCGCGGGCAGCAGGGGCATAGCGCCGGCAAATGGGCTGATGTGGTGGTGGTGACCGAGGAGGATGACCGCGACGTGGATGGGCAGGGGATTATGGATCAGATCGCGGGGGGTGCATCGCAGGAGGGCAAGGTGCTGGGGACGGATTTGTTTATGGTGCATGACCGCACCGAGGCGATTCGGTTTGCGATTGGTCAGGCCCGGGCGGGCGACACGGTGATGCTGCTGGGCAAAGGGCACGAGAAGACGATCGAGGGGGCCGATGGTGAGCGCCCGTGGGATGAAGCGGCGGCGGCGCGGGCGGCGATTGCGGCGCGGCTAGCGGGCATCCAAGGCCAAGGTGGTGCAGCGGATACCGCCGCCACCTAG